One genomic window of Cydia pomonella isolate Wapato2018A chromosome 6, ilCydPomo1, whole genome shotgun sequence includes the following:
- the LOC133519138 gene encoding cyclin-dependent kinase 10 isoform X1 codes for MSQNSEKPPNNQDVDPTGPAVRKGVLISFRTGKTMEIPEKDILGRCRFVGEFEKINRIGEGTYGIVYRAKEKANGNIVALKKVRMEVEKDGLPLSGLREIQVLMACRHENIVQLKEVLVGRSLESIFLSMEYCEQDLASLLDNMSSPFTESQVKCLMLQVLKGLKYLHANFIVHRDLKVSNLLLTDKGCVKIADFGLARWLGAPARCATPRVVTLWYRAPELLLQSPKQTPALDMWAAGCILGELLANKPLLPGRSEIEQLELIVDLLGTPSDAIWPEFSALPALQNFTLKQQPYNNLKQRFPWLSAAGLRLLNFLFMYDPNKRATAEECLQSSYFKEQPLPCDPKLMPSFPQHRNMKGQQKSSSNQLNIPLSSLNTGANDQTNNLPAISDLLGSLVKKRRLD; via the exons ATGTCACAAA acTCTGAAAAACCACCCAACAATCAAGATGTGGATCCAACGGGTCCTGCGGTGCGAAAAGGAGTCCTTATATCCTTTAGAACGGGAAAAACAATGGAAATACCAGAAAAAGACATA CTGGGAAGATGCAGATTTGTTGGTGAATTTGAGAAAATAAACCGGATTGGAGAGGGTACCTATGGTATTGTAT acAGAGCAAAAGAGAAAGCAAATGGTAATATTGTGGCTCTCAAGAAAGTGCGGATGGAAGTGGAGAAAGATGGACTGCCACTCAGTGGTCTCCGTGAGATTCAGGTGCTTATGGCATGCAGGCATGAGAACATAGTTCAGCTTAAAGAAGTTCTGGTGGGGCGGTCCTTAGAAAg CATATTTCTCTCCATGGAGTACTGTGAACAAGACCTAGCATCCTTGCTAGACAATATGTCTTCTCCATTCACTGAGTCGCAAGTAAAGTGCCTGATGCTGCAGGTGCTCAAGGGGCTCAAGTATTTGCACGCCAATTTTATTGTGCATAGAGATTTGAAGGTGTCCAATTTACTTTTGACTGACAAGGGATGTGTTAAAATAg CGGATTTCGGACTGGCACGTTGGCTCGGCGCGCCTGCCCGCTGCGCCACCCCCCGCGTGGTCACGCTGTGGTACCGAGCCCCCGAGCTGCTCCTACAGTCGCCCAAGCAGACCCCAGCGCTGGACATGTGGGCCGCGGGCTGTATCTTGGGTGAACTGCTCGCGAACAAGCCGTTGCTCCCAGGCAGAAGTGAAATTGAACAACTGGAACTCATTGTTGATTTGCTTG GTACCCCATCGGACGCGATCTGGCCCGAGTTCAGCGCGCTGCCCGCCCTGCAGAACTTCACGCTGAAGCAGCAGCCCTACAACAACCTGAAGCAGCGCTTCCCGTGGCTGTCGGCCGCCGGCCTGCGGCTGCTCAACTTCCTGTTCATGTACGACCCCAACAAGCGCGCCACGGCCGAGGAGTGCCTGCAGAGCTCCTACTTCAAGGAGCAGCCTTTAC CGTGTGATCCTAAGCTTATGCCAAGCTTCCCGCAACACAGGAACATGAAAGGGCAGCAGAAGAGTTCCTCCAACCAGTTGAACATACCACTATCCAGTCTAAACACGGGCGCTAATGATCAAACCAACAATTTGCCCGCAATTTCGGACCTTCTAGGGTCTCTTGTCAAAAAACGGAGACTAGATTAA
- the LOC133519138 gene encoding cyclin-dependent kinase 10 isoform X2 → MSQNVDPTGPAVRKGVLISFRTGKTMEIPEKDILGRCRFVGEFEKINRIGEGTYGIVYRAKEKANGNIVALKKVRMEVEKDGLPLSGLREIQVLMACRHENIVQLKEVLVGRSLESIFLSMEYCEQDLASLLDNMSSPFTESQVKCLMLQVLKGLKYLHANFIVHRDLKVSNLLLTDKGCVKIADFGLARWLGAPARCATPRVVTLWYRAPELLLQSPKQTPALDMWAAGCILGELLANKPLLPGRSEIEQLELIVDLLGTPSDAIWPEFSALPALQNFTLKQQPYNNLKQRFPWLSAAGLRLLNFLFMYDPNKRATAEECLQSSYFKEQPLPCDPKLMPSFPQHRNMKGQQKSSSNQLNIPLSSLNTGANDQTNNLPAISDLLGSLVKKRRLD, encoded by the exons ATGTCACAAA ATGTGGATCCAACGGGTCCTGCGGTGCGAAAAGGAGTCCTTATATCCTTTAGAACGGGAAAAACAATGGAAATACCAGAAAAAGACATA CTGGGAAGATGCAGATTTGTTGGTGAATTTGAGAAAATAAACCGGATTGGAGAGGGTACCTATGGTATTGTAT acAGAGCAAAAGAGAAAGCAAATGGTAATATTGTGGCTCTCAAGAAAGTGCGGATGGAAGTGGAGAAAGATGGACTGCCACTCAGTGGTCTCCGTGAGATTCAGGTGCTTATGGCATGCAGGCATGAGAACATAGTTCAGCTTAAAGAAGTTCTGGTGGGGCGGTCCTTAGAAAg CATATTTCTCTCCATGGAGTACTGTGAACAAGACCTAGCATCCTTGCTAGACAATATGTCTTCTCCATTCACTGAGTCGCAAGTAAAGTGCCTGATGCTGCAGGTGCTCAAGGGGCTCAAGTATTTGCACGCCAATTTTATTGTGCATAGAGATTTGAAGGTGTCCAATTTACTTTTGACTGACAAGGGATGTGTTAAAATAg CGGATTTCGGACTGGCACGTTGGCTCGGCGCGCCTGCCCGCTGCGCCACCCCCCGCGTGGTCACGCTGTGGTACCGAGCCCCCGAGCTGCTCCTACAGTCGCCCAAGCAGACCCCAGCGCTGGACATGTGGGCCGCGGGCTGTATCTTGGGTGAACTGCTCGCGAACAAGCCGTTGCTCCCAGGCAGAAGTGAAATTGAACAACTGGAACTCATTGTTGATTTGCTTG GTACCCCATCGGACGCGATCTGGCCCGAGTTCAGCGCGCTGCCCGCCCTGCAGAACTTCACGCTGAAGCAGCAGCCCTACAACAACCTGAAGCAGCGCTTCCCGTGGCTGTCGGCCGCCGGCCTGCGGCTGCTCAACTTCCTGTTCATGTACGACCCCAACAAGCGCGCCACGGCCGAGGAGTGCCTGCAGAGCTCCTACTTCAAGGAGCAGCCTTTAC CGTGTGATCCTAAGCTTATGCCAAGCTTCCCGCAACACAGGAACATGAAAGGGCAGCAGAAGAGTTCCTCCAACCAGTTGAACATACCACTATCCAGTCTAAACACGGGCGCTAATGATCAAACCAACAATTTGCCCGCAATTTCGGACCTTCTAGGGTCTCTTGTCAAAAAACGGAGACTAGATTAA
- the LOC133519137 gene encoding myoneurin-like: MNDFTQLEKTIVRELSCRLCLCTDVVKLKPLSVELKRKIKRLYGVVIRSDDTLPKAICHDCLQLVGIQHLFAVKVEKTQKFLEFRKNKLVEKANKQNTEAVAPASHLNQNVSEAEKKSQQKPKGDPPSESAQHQGDSNKVKTLKKKSPLEMKFMESMPLEEFVRTENVDESLLSSTAAANKPPEKIKASKKEASKDIDDSNTDVLDPVVIIDGRPAKQGAALDRQITLFYKMECCICHQNDFNYRSLMKHYKERHGVPGYVECCDKKFHYFCPKKIIEHMAYHLQQNIFMCSSCHTNFQSSQELIDHQNNGGRSEGKILCPRCQERYPTYHELGCHIITHREVNKLQCDYCGKLLKHHHRKKTVNHMEDVILCSTCIRSLRNIEKQEKEIKEKKKPVTPDKVQIQKYQKFNQALGLSGDEDASTD, translated from the exons ATGAACGACTTTACCCAACTAGAGAAGACGATAGTGCGGGAATTGTCATGTCGATTGTGTCTCTGTACGGACGTGGTAAAGCTTAAACCGCTTAGCGTAGAACTGAAACGGAAGATCAAGCGGCTCTACGGCGTTGTA atacgATCGGACGACACTCTCCCGAAAGCAATTTGCCACGACTGCCTCCAACTAGTTGGCATTCAACACTTATTTGCCGTCAAAGTCGAAAAAACTCAAAAGTTTTTGGAATTTCGCAAAAATAAGCTGGTTGAAAAGGCTAACAAACAAAATACGGAAGCAGTAGCACCGGCCAGTCATTTAAACCAAAACGTATCagaagcagaaaaaaaatctcAGCAAAAACCAAAGGGCGACCCCCCATCGGAATCAGCGCAACACCAAGGTGACTCAAATAAAGTCAAAACCCTCAAAAAGAAATCACCTCTCGAAATGAAATTTATGGAATCAATGCCATTAGAGGAATTCGTGCGAACTGAAAACGTCGACGAATCATTGCTCAGTAGTACAGCAGCTGCAAACAAACCGCCGGAAAAAATCAAAGCGAGTAAAAAGGAAGCAAGTAAAGATATAGATGACAGTAACACAGATGTATTAGACCCTGTAGTTATCATCGATGGTCGGCCAGCCAAGCAAGGAGCGGCCTTAGACAGGCAAATAACCCTGTTCTACAAGATGGAATGCTGCATCTGCCACCAAAATGACTTCAATTATAGATCGCTAATGAAACATTACAAAGAAAGACACGGAGTGCCAGGCTACGTGGAGTGCTGTGACAAAAAGTTTCACTACTTCTGCCCAAAGAAGATTATCGAGCATATGGCGTATCACCttcaacaaaacatattcat gtgcAGCAGCTGTCACACTAACTTCCAATCGTCGCAAGAATTGATCGACCACCAGAACAATGGCGGGCGGTCGGAGGGCAAGATCCTGTGCCCACGCTGCCAGGAGCGCTATCCCACTTACCACGAGCTCGGCTGCCACATCATCACGCATCGGGAGGTCAATAAGCTGCAGTGTGATTATTGTGGGAAACT attAAAACACCATCACCGAAAGAAGACCGTAAATCACATGGAAGATGTCATACTTTGCTCAACATGTATCCGTTCGTTGAGAAATATTGAGAAACAAGAAAAAGAAATC AAAGAGAAAAAGAAGCCCGTAACACCAGACAaagttcaaattcaaaaatatcaaaaattcaaTCAAGCCCTTGGCCTTTCTGGTGACGAAGACGCGTCTACTGATTAA